From one Rattus norvegicus strain BN/NHsdMcwi chromosome 7, GRCr8, whole genome shotgun sequence genomic stretch:
- the Cimip4 gene encoding testis-expressed protein 33, with translation MELSRREGTTTLTRTHPNNMEGQQDMDSCRAARSSLDSSKFKDHPRLSQSPLGGPLGQSHLETPPLPPTPICRTSLAMNSHPEDLKKGASRSSSRDARETFREACLGPEGQDSRSSEQRTLPLGKKDTAIPENIRHKFGSKMVDQLISEDQALQAIGEIFEGQKRSSSWPSRTESPMQVSSIFSDYYDLGYNMRSNLFQGPPQETKSLMKASYTPEVIEKSVRDVEHWHGRKTDDLGRWHRKNAMNMNLQKALEEKYGERSRSKGK, from the exons GTACAACCACTTTGACAAGGACCCACCCGAACAACATGGAGGGCCAGCAGGACATGGACTCCTGCAGAGCTGCCCGTAGCTCCTTGGACAGCTCCAAATTTAAGGACCATCCAAGACTCTCCCAGAGCCCTTTAGGCGGCCCTCTGGGCCAGAGCCACCTGGAGACCCCACCTCTGCCACCAACTCCTATCTGCAGGACTTCTCTGGCTATGAACTCACATCCTGAGGACCTGAAGAAGGGAGCATCCAGATCCAGCTCCAGAGATGCCAGGGAGACCTTCCGAGAGGCATGTCTTGGGCCGGAAGGCCAGGACTCCAGGTCCTCAGAGCAGAGGACACTGCCTCTGGGCAAGAAGGACACCGCCATTCCTGAAAACATCCGCCACAAATTTGGGAGCAAGATGGTGGACCAACTGATCTCTGAGGATCAG GCTCTGCAGGCCATTGGTGAAATCTTTGAGGGCCAGAAGAGGTCAAGCTCATGGCCTAGCAGGACCGAGAGCCCTATGCAAGTCTCCTCCATTTTCTCAGACTACTATGACCTGGGCTACAACATGCGGTCCAACTTGTTTCAAG GCCCACCCCAAGAGACAAAGAGCCTCATGAAGGCTTCCTACACGCCGGAGGTGATAGAGAAGTCGGTGAGGGATGTGGAACACTGGCACGGGAGGAAGACGGATGACCTGG GCCGGTGGCACCGGAAAAATGCTATGAACATGAACTTGCAGAAAGCACTGGAAGAGAAATATGGAGAAAGGAGCAGGTCCAAGGGCAAGTAG
- the Cimip4 gene encoding ciliary microtubule inner protein 4 isoform X2: MEGQQDMDSCRAARSSLDSSKFKDHPRLSQSPLGGPLGQSHLETPPLPPTPICRTSLAMNSHPEDLKKGASRSSSRDARETFREACLGPEGQDSRSSEQRTLPLGKKDTAIPENIRHKFGSKMVDQLISEDQALQAIGEIFEGQKRSSSWPSRTESPMQVSSIFSDYYDLGYNMRSNLFQGPPQETKSLMKASYTPEVIEKSVRDVEHWHGRKTDDLGRWHRKNAMNMNLQKALEEKYGERSRSKGK; this comes from the exons ATGGAGGGCCAGCAGGACATGGACTCCTGCAGAGCTGCCCGTAGCTCCTTGGACAGCTCCAAATTTAAGGACCATCCAAGACTCTCCCAGAGCCCTTTAGGCGGCCCTCTGGGCCAGAGCCACCTGGAGACCCCACCTCTGCCACCAACTCCTATCTGCAGGACTTCTCTGGCTATGAACTCACATCCTGAGGACCTGAAGAAGGGAGCATCCAGATCCAGCTCCAGAGATGCCAGGGAGACCTTCCGAGAGGCATGTCTTGGGCCGGAAGGCCAGGACTCCAGGTCCTCAGAGCAGAGGACACTGCCTCTGGGCAAGAAGGACACCGCCATTCCTGAAAACATCCGCCACAAATTTGGGAGCAAGATGGTGGACCAACTGATCTCTGAGGATCAG GCTCTGCAGGCCATTGGTGAAATCTTTGAGGGCCAGAAGAGGTCAAGCTCATGGCCTAGCAGGACCGAGAGCCCTATGCAAGTCTCCTCCATTTTCTCAGACTACTATGACCTGGGCTACAACATGCGGTCCAACTTGTTTCAAG GCCCACCCCAAGAGACAAAGAGCCTCATGAAGGCTTCCTACACGCCGGAGGTGATAGAGAAGTCGGTGAGGGATGTGGAACACTGGCACGGGAGGAAGACGGATGACCTGG GCCGGTGGCACCGGAAAAATGCTATGAACATGAACTTGCAGAAAGCACTGGAAGAGAAATATGGAGAAAGGAGCAGGTCCAAGGGCAAGTAG